AAATAAGCTGCCAGTAACAGACTTTAGAATCCAAATTCTTTGTTCATCCCACCACATTGCCACAGAGCCATCTCCAGAAAGGACCTCAATCAGATGTTGAGTTTGGGTGGATACATGAATCGTTGCAAACACTACGAACCATGGATCTGTAACCTGTACCACAGAAAAGAAACCAAAACATGCATGTAACTTCAAGTCATTGAGATTATTTAATGGCCatcaaggaaaaaaaattgttccATTTAACTTATCATGTCAccacttaagatttctttctgCAAAACCAAAAGTAggcaaattttaaatttaactagacccaaaaaaaaaaaagagaaaagaaattaataaaaactagCAGTGAGTAGGCACTTTACCTTTGGAAATAGGGGAATTCCTTTGAAGAAGCATACTTGAGGAACAATGCCGTAAAGGATGAATGCAACAGCATACATGGATGACATGGTCATGAAGCAATAAGTGAAGGTATGAATGATGGACATTCTGGAAATGCCGTAAGTGAAAGGGCTGTATTTGGACACTCCGAGCAAGCAAAGTTCAGAGAGCCACTTCACCAACTGAAGCATACCTTCCTTTATGTCAGTTGGGGCACATCCCAAGAAACACGGCCTTTTTGGGTACAGATAAGCCGATTTCCATCCTCTGCAGTGCAGCAGATACCCAGTTATTGTACTCTCCAACAAGATCCCGTACGAGAATCCCACCTCTGTACCCCATTTTGTGTTTGTCTCATAGGAACAGGAGGCAACCACTTGAGCTTCTTGTAAAATTGCATCTCTTGGAACATTCTTTTTGGGATTTTGCTGCCCTCGAATGACCTTGAGCGATTCTATGTACATGCTGGATTTTCCGAAGTAGCTTTCGGCATCCAGCAGATACTCATCTGTCATTATTGATCAATACAATCTCATTTCACTGTCTTATAGTAAAGAATTTTTGGATTGCACCACATTAATATTTGTATGTACCTTTTTGGTTTGGACTTCCAAACAATAATGCACTTCTGTACAAGTAATTGCCGCTACCAGAAAGACCTGGACCCCTGAGTCCATCCATGCCTTGCCACATTGTCTTCAAGAATTCACCACATTTCATCACAATCAGAGAGAtgatagaaaataaagagaaaatcaTCAATTTAGTCCCAAAAATTATGGTGttggaaaaattaaaaaaaaacatcctTTGACAATATAAACAACTAACAATTAACAAAATGTCCTCCTTGCTTCTTAAATTTTGGAATATATTTTGTGAGATATTATCGTGTATTGATACACGGCAGACATGCGAATTTGGAATTCTAACAAGAGGATAAGACCcgacatataataaaatataaattaatttttaaattattttaatatctttttttaattatataaaatatttaaatattttttattttaataattattaatatgtactatttttaaacatattttaaaaatatatattataagaatacatattaagaataaaattaaataaatgataGTACTTAGTTATGTCTAAAGGTGtccgaaaaaaaatttatttatttttatcaagaCACGTATTAATTATTGTCATATCTGGTATGTGTTTGACCTGCACGACAAACCAAGAAAATGTCCCCACAATGTCCGCATATCTAacttgatattatttattttcggaGGCTAAGTTGTTAATGTTACGGTCTTTcgtataacaaaaattaagtaaataataaaagatggaCTTAGCTTGGTTTACCTTAAAGGCAGTCCTGGATTGGTTATCATAAATGTCTTTCTTGCTAAGGTTGTGGAACATTTGAGGGAACTGGACAAATGCAGTATATTTAGAAGTTTCGGTATCAAGGAAGAAGCACATAGCTTGTTTGGCAGAGGATGGATCGTTGCAATACATATCACAATCCACTACAAGAACATAAGGGCCATTGCTAATTAGACCTGAGACTCTGAGCTGCAGCACCACACAAGCAATCATTAGAATCTCAAAAAAGAGAAGGATAAAGTAGTAAATTGATTTCTTATGTTTTGGGTTTTAGGCGTAATTATGTTTTGATATTTAATGtttaaaatgttctatttaaataaaaaaaattatttagttttaatgtaGTTTTAACTTGAGGtgaaagttaaataattaacgaaatgtTAAAGTGACAGtagtacaataataaaatcGATAATCTAGAGtcgataatctaaaaaataagtaactacAAAATTAACAATGGAtgtatcaatacatttatttatgattctttttagttctataaaaaatatttcatttaaactctaaagataataataaataaatatattaatgcaTTTACGGTTAATTTTATACTTCTAAAATTTGTACTTATTTTTCGAATTCTTAACACTATTTTTATATTACTATTTTTATATTACTGTCATATAAAATattcgttaattatttaactgaTCTTAagataaaattacattaaaactaaataatttttttttgaattaaaataatactttaagagaaaaagataaataaaaagcatggattGAATCTTTTGAGACTGGTACATGCATACCAATGTATTGAGAGCTCCTCCTTTGAATTTATGAGGAAGAGACGGCCTCCTTTCACGAGACACATAAACAACAAGTGGTGTTTCTGGCTGTTCATTTATAATCTGAAAAAGAAATGTCATCATGATTAATAAGATTGATCTTGtagtaatttttaaatatatgaatttattaaataaacttCTATTTATCTTAACTTTTTAGTTAATATAGTATACTAGatactatttaaaaaataatgattaatagaatataataaaatgaataaagttaaataaattgaaaatttcttcatttatctaaatattttttttgtgaatgCTATGGTGGTTAAAAagttatgtttatttactaaaatagttaaaactcaatatttaatttaaaaaatataaaaataaataattttaaaaaaatcaaaacttattACAAAAAGTAAGTTAGGCAAAATTTAAGTGCTAATTCATACGCACCCTAAAATTaaccatatttttttatgttgaaaTAAAGTCAATATGCAACTTCATTACTTCAATTCTTCaatgtttaaaaataataaaagttgaaaaaaacaataaaaaacaactttaaaaaaatgatttcatTTCATTCTTATACCATGTATAGAGAAGAagattcttattattttaacattttattataataataattaattttgtaattagtgGATCCTACCATTTCAAAAGCAAAATCCAACAAAATAGATAGAGTTATGTTAAATAGTTGAACACTAAGTACTTTCTATActcaaaaagtaaaaaatttcaattttaaactcCTAATCTCTTGCTTAGAAGGTTACTTCAGTAACCAAACATAGTTGTTACATTCTATTTTTTTCCTCCCTAATTCGATGGCCAAAAAATAGTTGTGTTATtgtatgtataaaataaaatttaaatttctgtagTTTATTTGAACGAATTAATGAACTAGTATTATACTAACTTAAATGggtttattttaaaatactttatattaaaatagaatttctatttagaatattttttatttttttattatttattttaaagtatTCCTGTAAATATGATTATTTAATTCGTACCTCGATATGAGATGATCTATTCGTCACAATTTGACAATTTTTAGAGTCTGAACtgaatttttcaattcttttttgcattttttcatatttaacctgcaaaataaacaaaaaatattagataccaaataaaaaatatattagttttGCAT
The Arachis duranensis cultivar V14167 chromosome 5, aradu.V14167.gnm2.J7QH, whole genome shotgun sequence genome window above contains:
- the LOC107491498 gene encoding cellulose synthase-like protein G2, producing MATFTLHTETVQSCLPLSRLHILFHLVAVLLIFYYRFTRIFENNSATLPWNLITVAELILGALWFFNQAFRWHPVSRSVMIEKLPKDENLPGLDIFVCTLDPEKEPTVEVMDTVISAIAMDYPSNKLAVYLSDDGGCPVTLYGIKEAWEFARSYWLPFCKKYGIKSRCPRVFFSPMGEDDQLLRSHEFTAEYDDIKVKYEKMQKRIEKFSSDSKNCQIVTNRSSHIEIINEQPETPLVVYVSRERRPSLPHKFKGGALNTLLRVSGLISNGPYVLVVDCDMYCNDPSSAKQAMCFFLDTETSKYTAFVQFPQMFHNLSKKDIYDNQSRTAFKTMWQGMDGLRGPGLSGSGNYLYRSALLFGSPNQKDEYLLDAESYFGKSSMYIESLKVIRGQQNPKKNVPRDAILQEAQVVASCSYETNTKWGTEVGFSYGILLESTITGYLLHCRGWKSAYLYPKRPCFLGCAPTDIKEGMLQLVKWLSELCLLGVSKYSPFTYGISRMSIIHTFTYCFMTMSSMYAVAFILYGIVPQVCFFKGIPLFPKVTDPWFVVFATIHVSTQTQHLIEVLSGDGSVAMWWDEQRIWILKSVTGSLFALIDGTKKWLGLNKVKFSLSNKAIDKEKLKKYEQGKFDFQGAALFMSPLVVLLIVNIVCFFGGLWRLLNVKDFEDMFGQLFLLSYILVLSYPIIEGIITMKSKSG